A genome region from Brassica oleracea var. oleracea cultivar TO1000 chromosome C2, BOL, whole genome shotgun sequence includes the following:
- the LOC106320867 gene encoding uncharacterized membrane protein YjcL, with protein sequence MATSLAFLNAATGISSPSSGLIRRRSHIVSRQDLRKLSIIYSSPRLSDSRNVSSPIRSVRVRSQLNTPLISGNDEWGTWTALFATGAFGLWSEKTKVGSAVSGALVSTLIGLAASNLGVISSDSPAFAVVLNFLLPLAVPLLLFRADLRRVVQSTGKLLLAFVIGSVATTVGTALAYYLVPMRALGPDSWKIAAALMGRHIGGAVNYVAIANALEVSPSVLAAGLAADNVICAVYFTSLFAIGSKIPAETLPPPTSDAETIKDSETENKIPVLLIATGIAVSLAICKIGALLTKHFGISGGSLPAITAVVVVLATVFPSQFGRLAPSGEAMALILMQVFFTVIGASGNIWSVINTAPSIFLFALVQIGTHLAVILGVGKLLNVELRLLLLASNANVGGPTTAAGMATAKGWNSLIVPGILAGIFGISIATFIGIGFGVKVLKFM encoded by the exons ATGGCGACGAGCTTGGCGTTCCTCAATGCGGCGACAGGCATCTCATCCCCGTCGTCAGGACTAATTCGGCGGCGATCGCACATTGTCTCACGCCAGGATCTTCGTAAACTCTCCATCATCTACTCCTCGCCGCGGCTTAGCGACTCTCGTAACGTATCGTCCCCGATCAGATCGGTGAGAGTGAGATCGCAGCTGAACACGCCTCTCATATCCGGAAACGACGAATGGGGAACATGGACTGCGCTCTTCGCCACTGGCGCCTTCGGTCTCTG GTCGGAGAAGACGAAGGTGGGGAGTGCGGTGAGTGGTGCGTTGGTCAGCACACTCATTGGCCTTGCCGCTAGTAATCTTGGCGTCATCTCTTCGGATTCTCCTGCTTTTGCTGTCGTCTTGAACTTCCTGCTCCCGTTGGCTGTTCCTCTCTTGCTCTTTAGAGCTGACTTGCGCCGTGTGGTTCAGTCCACTGGGAAGCTTCTCTTGGCTTTCGTTATTGGTTCAG TTGCGACAACAGTGGGTACAGCTCTGGCGTACTACCTAGTGCCGATGAGAGCACTTGGTCCGGATAGTTGGAAGATTGCAGCTGCTCTCATGGGGAGGCATATCGGTGGAG CTGTCAACTATGTTGCCATAGCCAATGCTCTCGAAGTTTCGCCATCAGTGTTAGCTGCTGGACTCGCTGCTGATAACGTTATATGCGCTGTTTATTTCACTTCTTTGTTCGCTATAGGCTCCAAAATACCTGCTGAAACTCTACCTCCACCAACTAGTG ATGCAGAGACGATCAAAGATTCTGAAACTGAAAACAAAATCCCTGTGCTACTGATAGCTACTGGAATCGCTGTGTCCTTAGCTATATGCAAGATCGGGGCTTTGCTAACAAAGCATTTCGGGATTTCGGGTGGTAGCTTGCCAGCGATAACCGCAGTGGTTGTTGTTTTAGCAACTGTCTTTCCCTCCCAGTTTGGCCGTCTTGCTCCATCTGGAGAAGCCATGGCTCTCATTCTTATGCAG GTGTTCTTCACTGTGATAGGTGCGAGCGGAAACATATGGAGTGTGATAAACACTGCGCCGAGCATATTCTTGTTTGCATTGGTCCAGATTGGGACACATCTTGCTGTGATATTGGGGGTAGGGAAGCTGCTCAACGTCGAGCTAAGGTTGCTGCTTTTGGCATCAAATGCTAATGTGGGAGGACCCACGACTGCAGCTGGAATGGCTACTGCAAAGGGATGGAACTCGTTGATCGTTCCTGGGATTCTCGCTGGAATATTCGGTATCTCCATTGCAACTTTCATAGGGATTGGGTTTGGAGTGAAAGTCCTCAAGTTCATGTAA
- the LOC106327829 gene encoding proline--tRNA ligase, chloroplastic/mitochondrial — MVASLRLPSLTSLLFPATTRYPAALRRTLCLRNRPASGFATAPSGTASPETKSEVGRLPRSDQAVTPRSQDFSAWYLDVIASAELADYGPVRGTMVIRPYGYAIWEAIQDYLNVKFKETGHSNMYFPQFIPYSFIEKEASHVEGFSPELALVTVGGGNELEEKLVVRPTSETIVNHMFTQWIHSYRDLPLMINQWANVTRWEMRTKPFIRTLEFLWQEGHTAHATPEEAEKEAKQMIEIYTRFAFEETAIPVIAGRKSKLETFAGADTTYTIEAMMGDRKALQAGTSHNLGQNFSRAFGTQFQDENGERQHVWQTSWAVSTRFVGGIIMTHGDDTGLMLPPKIAPIQVVIVPIWKKDSEKTEVLSAASSVKEVLQTAGVRVKLDETTERTAGWKFNFWEMKGVPIRIEIGPRDVSSNCVVVSRRDIPGKAGKVFGISMDPSTLVAYVKEKLDEIHSSLLEKAISFRDSNIVDVNSYEELKAAISSGKWARGPWSASDSDEQRVKEETGATIRCFPFEQTLGTKTCLMTGNPAEEVAIFAKSY, encoded by the exons ATGGTGGCCTCTCTCAGACTCCCTTCTCTCACCTCCCTCCTCTTTCCCGCCACCACTCGTTATCCAGCAGCTCTCCGCCGGACCCTATGTCTTCGGAACAGACCCGCTTCTGGATTCGCGACGGCGCCGAGCGGCACCGCTTCGCCGGAGACTAAGTCGGAGGTCGGGAGGCTACCCAGGTCGGACCAAGCAGTTACGCCTCGGTCGCAGGACTTCAGCGCTTGGTATCTTGATGTTATAGCTAGCGCTGAGCTCGCTGACTACGGTCCGGTTCGTGGTACGATGGTGATTCGTCCCTACGGTTACGCGATCTGGGAAGCGATTCAG GACTACTTGAATGTGAAGTTCAAAGAGACTGGTCATAGCAACATGTACTTCCCTCAG TTTATACCATACTCGTTTATTGAGAAAGAAGCTTCACACGTTGAGGGGTTTAGTCCCGAACTAGCCCTTGTCACTGTTGGGGGAGGAAATGAACTTGAAGAGAAGCTTGTG GTTCGGCCTACCAGTGAAACCATAGTGAATCACATGTTCACCCAGTGGATTCATAGCTATCGTGATCTTCCTCTCATGATCAATCAG TGGGCCAATGTCACTAGATGGGAGATGCGGACAAAACCATTTATTAGGACTCTTGAATTTCTGTGGCAAGAGGGTCACACTGCTCATGCCACTCCTGAGGAGGCAGAAAAAGAG GCAAAGCAGATGATCGAGATCTACACCAGATTTGCTTTTGAGGAAACTGCCATACCTGTGATTGCAGGTCGAAAATCAAAGTTGGAGACCTTTGCTGGTGCTGATACAACCTATACTATTGAGGCTATGATGGGAGATCGGAAGGCTTTGCAGGCTGGTACCAGCCACAACTTAGGCCAAAACTTTTCTCGTGCTTTTGGAACTCAG TTCCAAGATGAGAATGGAGAAAGGCAACATGTGTGGCAGACATCATGGGCAGTCAGTACACGTTTTGTCGGTGGTATCATCATGACTCATGGAGATGACACCGGTCTTATGCTTCCTCCCAAGATAGCTCCAATACAG GTAGTGATTGTACCTATTTGGAAAAAAGACAGTGAGAAAACAGAAGTTCTCAGTGCTGCATCATCAGTGAAGGAAGTTCTCCAAACTGCTGGGGTTAGAGTTAAGCTTGATGAAACAACAGAAAGAACCGCAGGGTGGAAGTTCAATTTCTGGGAAATGAAG GGAGTCCCTATAAGGATTGAGATTGGTCCACGCGATGTATCTAGCAACTGTGTTGTCGTCTCGAGGAGGGACATACCAGGAAAGGCAGGAAAAGTGTTTGGAATCTCAATGGATCCGTCAACGTTAGTGGCATATGTAAAAGAGAAGTTGGATGAGATCCATTCATCACTTCTTGAAAAGGCAATATCATTCAGGGATAG TAACATAGTGGATGTGAACTCATACGAGGAGCTCAAAGCTGCGATTTCTTCAGGGAAATGGGCAAGAGGTCCATGGTCAGCCAGTGACTCAGATGAGCAAAGGGTAAAGGAGGAAACTGGTGCGACCATTAGGTGTTTCCCGTTTGAACAGACTCTAGGGACCAAAACATGTCTAATGACTGGTAATCCAGCCGAGGAAGTTGCTATCTTTGCCAAGTCTTACTAA
- the LOC106322439 gene encoding scarecrow-like protein 8 codes for MVSGFPNDGGGPEFYGGDGRSIPGGFGTVVNTVNNNPQATYRSQIPGIFLDQTGNRFSGGNGIGGKRTLADFQAAQQQQAAINAFLLRSVKPRTFQNLQSPTIGLTSVNDMSLFGGSSQTQHQSDLVGIRMGYGSSIEPVQNLNRVEESKNMLSSLRELEKQLLEDDDESDARGGDDDVSTITHSNSDWLHSLVTPVLSSSPSSASSSSTVCSRQTVMEIATAISEGKTEIVAELLACVSPTPNQKTNSEEKLVNFMVTALRLRINPAESRAPPSPARELCGKEHLISTQLLYELSPCFKLGFMAANLAILDAAGNNHDGGVLMHVVDFEIGEGGQYVNLLHALSTRRSGDNKHLVVKITAVTNHGVEERLKAVGDRLSQLGDRLGVSLRFNVVASLRLGDISRESLGCGPDEPLAVNLAFKLYRVPDESVCVENPRDELLRRVKGLEPRVVTLVEQEMNSNTAPFLGRVSEACACYGALLDLVESSVPSSNLDRAKVEEGIGRKLINAVACEGIDRIERCEVFGKWRMRMIMAGFELMPLSEKIAESMKSRLGNGNRVHSGFTVKEDNGGVCFRWMGRTLAVASAWR; via the coding sequence ATGGTTTCTGGATTCCCCAACGACGGTGGTGGACCCGAATTTTACGGCGGTGATGGTAGATCCATCCCTGGAGGCTTCGGAACCGTCGTAAACACCGTGAACAATAATCCTCAGGCGACGTATAGGAGTCAGATTCCCGGAATATTCCTTGATCAGACCGGAAACAGATTCTCCGGTGGGAATGGAATCGGCGGGAAACGTACTCTAGCTGATTTTCAAGCGGCTCAGCAGCAACAAGCAGCTATCAACGCGTTTCTTCTGAGGTCAGTGAAGCCTAGAACTTTCCAGAATCTCCAATCGCCGACGATCGGTCTCACGTCCGTTAACGATATGAGTTTGTTCGGTGGTTCGTCTCAGACGCAGCATCAATCGGATTTGGTTGGGATCCGAATGGGATACGGTTCGAGTATTGAACCGGTTCAGAACCTAAACCGGGTTGAGGAATCAAAGAACATGTTGAGTAGTTTAAGAGAGCTCGAGAAACAGCTTTTAGAAGATGACGACGAGAGTGACGCACGAGGCGGTGATGATGACGTGTCTACCATCACACATTCAAACAGCGACTGGCTACACAGCCTCGTGACTCCGGTTTTGTCCTCTTCGCCTAGCTCTGCTTCCTCGTCTTCCACGGTATGTTCGAGGCAAACAGTGATGGAAATCGCGACTGCGATCTCGGAGGGGAAGACGGAGATAGTGGCGGAGCTTCTGGCGTGTGTTTCTCCGACGCCGAATCAGAAAACGAACTCCGAGGAGAAGCTGGTGAATTTCATGGTGACGGCGCTTCGGCTGCGGATTAATCCGGCGGAGAGTCGTGCTCCTCCTTCTCCGGCGAGGGAGTTGTGTGGGAAGGAGCATCTGATCTCCACTCAACTGCTTTACGAGCTGTCTCCTTGTTTCAAACTAGGTTTCATGGCGGCTAATCTCGCTATTCTCGACGCCGCCGGTAACAACCACGACGGAGGGGTGTTGATGCACGTCGTCGATTTTGAAATCGGTGAAGGTGGACAGTACGTTAACCTCCTCCACGCGCTCTCCACGCGCCGGAGCGGTGATAATAAACATCTAGTGGTTAAGATCACCGCCGTGACGAACCACGGTGTAGAGGAGAGGCTGAAAGCCGTGGGGGATCGTTTGAGCCAACTCGGTGATCGACTCGGTGTCTCCTTACGGTTTAACGTAGTGGCGAGTTTAAGACTCGGCGACATAAGCCGTGAATCGCTAGGATGCGGTCCCGACGAGCCTTTAGCGGTGAACTTGGCTTTCAAGCTCTACCGTGTCCCTGACGAAAGCGTATGCGTGGAGAATCCGAGAGACGAGCTTCTCCGGCGCGTGAAAGGACTCGAGCCGCGCGTTGTGACACTAGTGGAGCAAGAGATGAATTCCAACACCGCGCCGTTTTTGGGGCGGGTTAGCGAGGCGTGCGCGTGTTACGGTGCACTGCTCGACTTGGTCGAGTCGTCCGTGCCGAGTTCGAACTTGGACCGTGCCAAAGTGGAGGAAGGGATTGGCAGGAAGCTGATAAACGCGGTGGCGTGCGAAGGGATCGATAGGATCGAGCGGTGCGAGGTGTTTGGGAAATGGAGGATGCGGATGATCATGGCAGGGTTCGAGTTGATGCCACTGAGTGAGAAGATAGCTGAGTCGATGAAGAGTCGACTCGGTAACGGAAACAGAGTGCACTCTGGTTTTACCGTTAAGGAGGATAACGGAGGTGTGTGCTTCCGTTGGATGGGACGGACACTCGCTGTCGCATCCGCTTGGCGTTAA